A stretch of Lactuca sativa cultivar Salinas chromosome 6, Lsat_Salinas_v11, whole genome shotgun sequence DNA encodes these proteins:
- the LOC111877576 gene encoding protein DETOXIFICATION 45, chloroplastic-like: protein MKCSRYSTLLLHHICLQVWLAVSLITDALAASGQALIASSVSKGNYRSVKDITYFVLTIGFVMGVTLAAILGVSFGSIVTLFTKDIGVLAIARTGVLFVSASQPLNAFAFIVDGLHYGVSDFPYAAYSMVCFFLDMNIKLHICPWINMFSL, encoded by the exons ATGAAATGCTCAAGGTACTCTACTCTACTGCTTCATCATATATGTCTGCAAGTTTGGTTGGCAGTTTCCCTTATTACAGATGCGTTGGCTGCATCTGGTCAG gcGTTGATTGCTAGTTCGGTTTCAAAAGGGAATTATAGATCTGTGAAGGATATCACATACTTCGTGTTGACT aTTGGTTTTGTGATGGGTGTTACTTTGGCTGCAATATTGGGAGTTTCATTTGGTTCCATAGTCACACTGTTCACTAAGGACATTGGAGTATTGGCGATTGCTAGAACCGGGGTTTTG tTTGTGAGTGCTAGTCAGCCTTTGAATGCTTTTGCTTTTATTGTTGATGGTTTGCATTATGGAGTTTCAGACTTCCCGTATGCTGCTTATTCCATGGTATGCTTTTTTTTAGACATGaatataaaattacatatttgCCCTTGGATTAATATGTTTTCACTGTAG